Proteins found in one Oryza glaberrima chromosome 4, OglaRS2, whole genome shotgun sequence genomic segment:
- the LOC127771065 gene encoding protein FAR1-RELATED SEQUENCE 6-like has protein sequence MDTHHSDQYAKSSLQLQFRDTSVSFENNNSVLDKHDITSPQVGMTFETADLAYRFYLEYGYRAGFGVSKRTSHSVDGVKYRATFVCYKGGIARIKPGLKARRRLVAKTGCKAMMVVKYNTTENQWEVVFVELEHNHPCNPEMVRFMMCFKDLPDWQREHRPFNAKTRLNPKIHSGRGRPPNQNKDFMVKKTFSQSNYSIEAAGKAGKLRFAEGDVEALLVFFDKMQAQNSNFFYNWDMDDEGRLKNVCWVDARSRAAYQHFCDVVCFDTVYLTYQFVIPLVAFLGINHHGQFVLLGCGLLGDESPETFSWLFKKWLKCMNDKSPEAIITTHSRPVIKAVAEVFPNTRHRYNLWHIMKELPEMSGRVEDKEAISLRMKKVVFDTITSTDFEREWVEMVNQYNLHDNHWLTTLFEERAKWVPAYVKDTFWAGISTVRRSERLEAFFDGYITPETTIKTFIEQFDTAMKLRSDREAYDDFRSFQQRPQVLSGLLFEEQFANVYTINMFQKFQDHLKQLMNVTCTEVSRNGSIVTYTVTVIGKERKYDYKVMYNSAEKEVWCICRSFQFKGILCSHALAVLRQELVMLIPYKYILDRWRKDYKCPEESKETPISPKAIKATGKGTKPENAREDKVDNLYKHGHQYFADIVEMGATDPDAMEYVLSVMKEAKEKVRKFEESRKDRRPGDSPVSTGKRNGKSSRPSNEDGGNGISDSTPATTTVATVAVATSTTMQATPTMVAIAPTSATVPAGMFLVPMHPHPMVFPPFTPAVPPVVAPAVPPPAPAANVGDVASNSTRKRKKRKGNK, from the coding sequence ATGGACACCCATCACAGCGATCAATATGCAAAGAGCAGCCTGCAGCTGCAATTCAGGGACACCTCTGTTTCCTTTGAAAACAACAATTCTGTTTTGGATAAGCATGATATTACAAGCCCTCAAGTTGGCATGACTTTTGAGACAGCCGATTTGGCATATCGGTTCTACTTAGAATATGGCTACCGTGCAGGGTTCGGGGTCTCAAAGAGGACTTCCCATAGTGTTGATGGGGTGAAATACCGTGCAACATTTGTTTGTTACAAAGGCGGCATTGCTAGGATCAAGCCTGGTCTCAAAGCTCGAAGGAGGCTTGTTGCAAAGACTGGTTGCAAAGCAATGATGGTAGTCAAGTATAACACAACTGAAAACCAGTGGGAGGTAGTTTTTGTTGAGCTGGAGCATAACCATCCATGTAATCCTGAAATGGTTAGATTCATGATGTGCTTTAAAGATCTCCCTGACTGGCAGAGGGAGCACCGCCCATTCAATGCCAAGACTAGATTGAATCCAAAGATTCACTCTGGCAGAGGCAGGCCACCCAACCAAAACAAAGACTTCATGGTGAAAAAAACCTTCTCACAATCAAATTATTCCATTGAAGCAGCAGGCAAGGCTGGAAAGCTGAGATTTGCAGAGGGTGATGTTGAGGCACTCTTGGTCTTCTTTGATAAGATGCAAgctcaaaattcaaactttttctACAACTGGGACATGGATGATGAAGGTCGGCTCAAGAATGTTTGCTGGGTCGATGCTAGATCGAGAGCTGCATACCAGCACTTCTGTGATGTTGTTTGCTTTGATACTGTTTATTTGACATACCAATTTGTCATTCCATTGGTTGCTTTTCTTGGAATCAACCATCATGGGCAATTTGTGTTGTTGGGATGCGGTTTACTTGGGGACGAATCTCCAGAGACTTTTTCTTGGTTATTCAAGAAATGGCTAAAATGTATGAATGATAAATCACCTGAAGCAATTATTACCACCCACTCAAGACCAGTGATCAAAGCTGTTGCTGAGGTATTTCCAAATACTCGTCACAGATACAATCTTTGGCATATCATGAAAGAGCTTCCTGAAATGTCTGGAAGAGTCGAGGATAAGGAGGCAATTAGCCTAAGAATGAAAAAGGTAGTCTTCGACACTATTACATCAACTGATTTTGAGAGGGAATGGGTTGAGATGGTCAATCAGTATAACCTTCATGATAATCATTGGCTTACAACCTTATTTGAAGAGAGGGCAAAATGGGTACCAGCATATGTCAAGGATACTTTCTGGGCTGGTATATCCACTGTTCGCCGCAGTGAGCGGTTGGAGGCCTTTTTTGATGGATACATTACACCAGAGACCACAATTAAGACATTTATTGAACAATTTGATACTGCTATGAAGCTTAGGTCTGACCGAGAAGCGTATGATGATTTTCGCTCATTTCAGCAAAGGCCTCAAGTCTTGTCTGGTCTACTCTTTGAGGAGCAATTTGCAAATGTTTATACAATAAATATGTTTCAGAAGTTCCAAGATCACTTGAAGCAGCTGATGAACGTGACTTGCACTGAAGTCAGTAGGAATGGATCAATAGTGACTTACACTGTGACCGTCATTGGTAAGGAGAGGAAGTATGACTACAAAGTGATGTATAACAGTGCTGAGAAAGAGGTGTGGTGTATCTGCAGGTCCTTCCAGTTTAAAGGTATTTTGTGTAGCCATGCTCTTGCTGTCTTGAGACAGGAACTTGTGATGCTGATACCTTATAAATATATTCTCGATCGCTGGAGGAAGGACTACAAATGCCCCGAGGAATCCAAGGAAACTCCCATCTCACCAAAAGCGATCAAAGCTACAGGGAAGGGCACAAAACCGGAAAATGCCCGTGAAGATAAAGTGGACAATCTGTACAAGCATGGTCACCAGTACTTTGCTGACATTGTGGAAATGGGAGCAACGGACCCTGATGCAATGGAGTATGTTTTGTCGGTCATGAAAGAAGCCAAAGAGAAGGTACGGAAGTTCGAGGAATCTCGAAAAGATAGAAGGCCTGGAGACAGTCCAGTTTCTACTGGTAAGAGAAATGGCAAGTCTTCAAGACCATCCAATGAGGATGGGGGCAATGGCATATCAGATTCAACACCTGCGACTACAACAGTGGCGACAGTCGCGGTGGCCACATCTACAACAATGCAGGCAACGCCAACAATGGTGGCTATAGCGCCTACTTCGGCAACTGTGCCCGCCGGAATGTTTTTGGTACCAATGCACCCACATCCGATGGTTTTCCCACCTTTCACCCCTGCAGTACCACCAGTGGTAGCACCTGCAGTGCCACCTCCAGCACCAGCAGCCAATGTGGGTGATGTGGCTTCCAACTCCacaaggaagagaaagaaaagaaaggggaaCAAATGA